A single window of Flavobacteriales bacterium DNA harbors:
- a CDS encoding DUF423 domain-containing protein, with amino-acid sequence MNRRAAIACFHLALAVSLGALGAHFLKAELSGDSLASFQTGVRYHIYHSLALLILALWDAPMKLRIQWNTMHIGMLLFSFSIYLLSTRGLLLPDGAFKWLGPITPLGGVLLIASWLFLGIHFLRSRT; translated from the coding sequence ATGAATCGGAGAGCAGCCATTGCATGTTTCCATCTGGCCCTTGCGGTCAGCCTAGGTGCCTTGGGCGCACATTTCCTCAAGGCCGAGCTTTCGGGCGATTCGCTGGCCTCTTTTCAGACCGGAGTGCGCTATCACATCTATCATAGCCTCGCGCTGCTCATCCTCGCCCTTTGGGATGCCCCGATGAAGCTGCGTATCCAATGGAATACCATGCACATAGGCATGCTGCTTTTCAGCTTCTCCATCTACCTGCTCAGCACCCGTGGACTCCTACTTCCTGATGGTGCATTCAAATGGTTGGGACCCATCACTCCGTTGGGAGGAGTATTGCTCATCGCTTCTTGGCTCTTCTTGGGTATCCATTTCTTGCGTTCTCGTACCTGA
- a CDS encoding T9SS type B sorting domain-containing protein, which translates to MNARLFSTLLFTFLGFSISLHAQCDAGDDTDVTLCENEGPVDLFERLDGAPITGGSWLDPADVPFTNPFDPASDAPGVYKYIVDNDLNGNPCPVEDTAFVDVTVVLVPVATFDMDNNEACGQLNVQFSNTTIAPGFTTCFWEFGDGGTSTVCNPLHNYTEPGCYDIVFATSNGVGCEARDTLFAAACVNEVPIADFELKENPILTTSAVAEFINNSVNAVTYEWIIPDVGNFNEEEPVVQFPAKEDTYFVCLEVMAANGCEDSYCSNVLVRDDVIIYVPTAFTPNQDNVNETFKPFLTFVPERYELLIYDRWGGEVFRSEIPSLGWNGTATGSQYLAPDGYYSYKIKAVKNAEVIERVGRFVMLR; encoded by the coding sequence ATGAATGCACGTCTCTTCTCCACACTGCTTTTTACTTTTCTAGGATTCTCCATAAGCCTGCATGCCCAATGTGATGCCGGTGATGATACCGATGTTACCCTTTGTGAGAATGAAGGTCCGGTCGATCTTTTCGAGCGACTCGATGGAGCTCCCATCACGGGTGGTTCATGGCTCGACCCTGCGGATGTACCCTTTACCAATCCCTTCGACCCGGCCAGCGATGCGCCTGGGGTCTATAAGTACATCGTGGATAACGATCTGAATGGGAATCCCTGCCCAGTGGAGGATACAGCCTTTGTGGACGTCACGGTGGTACTGGTGCCTGTGGCCACCTTCGATATGGATAACAACGAGGCCTGTGGGCAGCTCAATGTGCAATTTTCCAATACGACCATCGCTCCGGGATTTACCACCTGCTTCTGGGAATTCGGGGATGGGGGTACCAGCACGGTCTGCAATCCCCTGCATAACTACACCGAGCCCGGCTGCTATGATATCGTATTCGCTACTTCCAATGGTGTCGGTTGTGAGGCACGCGACACGCTATTTGCAGCAGCCTGTGTGAATGAAGTGCCTATTGCTGATTTCGAGCTCAAGGAGAATCCCATCCTCACGACCTCGGCAGTGGCCGAATTCATCAATAACTCGGTCAATGCCGTCACCTATGAGTGGATCATACCTGATGTAGGGAATTTCAATGAAGAAGAACCGGTCGTGCAATTCCCGGCCAAGGAAGACACCTATTTCGTCTGTCTGGAAGTCATGGCCGCCAATGGCTGCGAGGACAGTTATTGCAGCAATGTGCTTGTGCGGGATGATGTCATCATCTACGTTCCCACGGCCTTCACACCCAATCAGGACAATGTCAATGAGACCTTCAAGCCCTTTCTCACCTTCGTCCCTGAGCGCTATGAGTTGCTCATCTACGACCGCTGGGGAGGGGAGGTCTTCCGATCGGAGATTCCCAGTCTGGGATGGAATGGAACGGCTACAGGTAGTCAGTACCTCGCCCCGGATGGATACTATTCCTACAAGATCAAAGCGGTCAAGAATGCAGAGGTCATCGAGCGGGTAGGGCGTTTCGTCATGTTGCGTTGA
- a CDS encoding M61 family metallopeptidase, with protein sequence MQIQYIFSIDRAQQHLIGIQIEFKNRKKGKVDLVLPAWRPGRYERADFAANILDFQVQAGKRHLDFHKTDRDTWTVPNCPQGRIRVSYSYFADTINAGSSYVDEQQLYVNPVNCCMHIKGEMEAEVLATLSVPPEFRYSGMQPMVDGAIRCKDLDEWYDSPFVSSAHLIQHRFKASGIQFEVAVQGDVPYEKKRLESDFRKFIGIQKKAFKDCPVDRYTFLIQATPHRYYHGVEHEWGTTITLGPSRQLFKENIYEDLLAVSSHEFYHTWNVKYMRPESMWPYDFTQENYHRIGYIIEGVTTYQGDLKLWQGGAMSDELFLKEIKTHLDRHVANFGRFNHSVRESSFDTWVDGYGKSIPERRVSIYTEGALIAFILDVSIMRRTKGQKSLDTVMRRLYQQCKKKGRGYQEKDFLRYLEEILGKEAKRIYAQLIDRAVGYEKELEKALQRIGIKYSKQKIDILASDYGIRTDSSDRPKVIGVHPESMAYEAGVRPGMQILGIDGQYVEGDADALITRNELSLLLKSRKMLIVKELRPSDDMLYYQYELEFSRGSGAYWKRWKKGIF encoded by the coding sequence ATGCAGATCCAGTATATCTTCTCTATCGATCGAGCTCAGCAGCACTTGATCGGAATCCAGATCGAATTCAAGAATCGCAAGAAAGGAAAGGTGGACCTTGTCCTTCCGGCATGGCGCCCCGGTAGATATGAACGGGCTGACTTTGCCGCCAACATCCTTGACTTCCAGGTACAGGCCGGTAAACGCCATCTCGACTTCCACAAGACCGATCGGGATACCTGGACCGTACCGAACTGCCCGCAGGGTAGGATCAGGGTGAGCTACAGCTACTTTGCAGATACCATCAACGCGGGTTCCAGCTATGTGGATGAGCAGCAACTCTATGTCAATCCTGTCAATTGCTGCATGCACATCAAGGGAGAGATGGAAGCCGAAGTGCTGGCCACTCTGTCTGTGCCACCTGAGTTCCGCTACTCCGGTATGCAGCCGATGGTGGATGGCGCTATACGCTGCAAGGATCTGGATGAGTGGTATGATAGTCCCTTTGTCAGTTCTGCTCATCTCATCCAGCATAGATTCAAGGCCAGCGGCATACAGTTCGAAGTGGCAGTGCAAGGGGATGTGCCCTATGAGAAGAAACGCTTGGAGAGCGATTTCCGGAAATTCATCGGCATTCAGAAGAAGGCCTTCAAGGACTGTCCGGTCGATCGCTATACCTTCCTCATTCAAGCTACTCCACATCGCTACTATCACGGAGTGGAACACGAGTGGGGGACCACCATCACGCTGGGGCCTTCGCGGCAGTTGTTCAAAGAGAACATCTATGAAGACCTGCTGGCCGTCTCCTCCCACGAGTTCTACCATACCTGGAATGTGAAGTACATGCGTCCGGAGTCCATGTGGCCCTATGACTTCACACAGGAGAACTATCACCGCATCGGCTACATCATCGAGGGAGTGACCACCTATCAAGGCGATCTCAAGCTCTGGCAAGGAGGGGCCATGAGTGATGAGCTCTTTTTAAAGGAGATCAAGACCCACCTGGATCGGCACGTGGCCAATTTCGGTCGCTTCAATCACTCGGTGAGGGAAAGTTCCTTCGATACATGGGTGGATGGGTATGGGAAGTCTATCCCAGAGAGGCGGGTGAGTATATATACCGAGGGCGCGCTCATCGCTTTCATCCTAGATGTGAGTATCATGCGCAGGACCAAAGGCCAAAAGAGTCTGGACACGGTCATGCGCAGACTCTACCAGCAATGCAAGAAGAAGGGTAGAGGCTATCAGGAAAAGGACTTTCTGCGCTATCTGGAAGAAATTCTGGGCAAAGAGGCCAAGCGCATCTATGCCCAACTCATCGACCGCGCGGTGGGATATGAGAAAGAATTGGAGAAGGCCCTGCAGCGCATCGGGATCAAGTACAGCAAGCAGAAGATAGACATATTGGCCAGTGACTATGGCATCCGTACGGATAGCAGCGATCGACCCAAGGTGATCGGAGTCCATCCGGAGAGTATGGCCTATGAGGCGGGTGTACGTCCAGGTATGCAGATACTCGGAATAGATGGGCAGTACGTAGAAGGAGATGCCGATGCACTCATTACACGCAATGAACTGAGCCTTCTGCTAAAGTCACGCAAGATGCTCATCGTCAAAGAGTTGCGACCAAGTGACGACATGCTCTACTACCAATACGAACTAGAGTTCAGTCGGGGCTCAGGTGCCTATTGGAAACGGTGGAAGAAAGGGATATTCTGA
- a CDS encoding RidA family protein: MKQIIRTSQAPDPIGPYSQAVRYGDMLFLSGQIAIDPNSGELVMNDITQETEQVMENIKAVLEEAGADFSQVIKTSIFLSDMNDFPNVNAVYGRYFDSDFPARETVAVRTLPKEVNVEISMIVGMGG; encoded by the coding sequence ATGAAGCAGATCATCCGGACCTCACAGGCACCTGACCCCATCGGTCCATACAGCCAAGCCGTACGTTATGGCGATATGTTATTCTTGAGTGGCCAGATCGCCATAGATCCTAATAGCGGTGAACTGGTGATGAATGATATCACCCAAGAGACCGAGCAGGTGATGGAGAACATCAAAGCGGTGCTTGAAGAAGCAGGAGCAGATTTCTCCCAGGTCATCAAGACCAGCATCTTCCTGAGCGATATGAACGATTTTCCCAATGTCAATGCCGTGTACGGACGCTATTTCGACAGCGATTTTCCAGCCCGGGAGACCGTGGCCGTACGTACCCTTCCCAAAGAGGTGAATGTGGAGATCTCCATGATCGTAGGAATGGGAGGCTAA
- a CDS encoding aminodeoxychorismate/anthranilate synthase component II, translated as MRIAIIDNYDSFTYNLHHYAEPWVDKVVVIRNDEVEVDDLANYDGIILSPGPGLPAESGRLMEVIEMYHDRLPILGVCLGHQAIAEFFGGRLENLPQVIHGQPSECTALQEDLLFKGISSPFLIGHYHSWVVAEEGFPHEELLITAKNDAGHIMALRHKELPIHGVQFHPESILTPQGKTIMTNWIRGIQRILVDRK; from the coding sequence ATGCGTATTGCCATCATCGATAACTACGATAGTTTCACCTATAACCTGCATCACTATGCGGAGCCCTGGGTGGATAAGGTGGTGGTCATCCGCAATGATGAGGTGGAGGTGGATGATCTGGCGAACTATGATGGGATCATCCTGTCTCCGGGTCCGGGCCTACCCGCAGAGTCGGGCAGACTCATGGAGGTCATCGAGATGTACCACGATCGATTACCTATACTAGGTGTCTGTTTGGGACATCAGGCGATCGCTGAGTTCTTTGGAGGCCGGTTGGAGAATCTACCTCAGGTCATCCACGGGCAGCCTTCAGAGTGTACAGCGCTGCAGGAGGACCTTCTCTTTAAGGGGATTTCTTCTCCTTTTCTCATCGGTCATTATCATTCCTGGGTAGTGGCTGAAGAAGGATTCCCACATGAAGAGTTGCTCATTACAGCAAAGAACGATGCGGGACATATCATGGCACTCCGTCACAAAGAGCTTCCTATCCACGGGGTCCAGTTCCATCCCGAATCGATTCTCACCCCGCAAGGAAAGACCATCATGACCAATTGGATCCGAGGGATACAACGTATTTTAGTCGACCGGAAATGA
- a CDS encoding (d)CMP kinase encodes MRKNLTIAIDGHSACGKSTVAKLLAKELDYIYIDSGAMYRAIAFFALDRDLAEGRTVDREGLVEELEKIDIGYKRIGESVSLYMNGIEVEPLIRNMRVSQVVSPVSTIPEVREKLVEIQRAIGKEGGVVMDGRDIGTVVFPHADLKIFLTASIEERGRRRWAELQQRGVELSMDEVINNLLERDLIDSQREVSPLMQAEDALLIDNSNLDVQQTLNRILALVEKLGS; translated from the coding sequence ATGAGGAAGAACCTGACTATAGCGATCGATGGCCATTCGGCCTGTGGTAAGAGTACGGTGGCCAAGCTACTGGCCAAGGAACTGGACTACATCTACATCGACTCGGGTGCCATGTACCGGGCCATCGCCTTCTTTGCCTTGGATAGGGATCTGGCCGAAGGTCGTACAGTGGATCGGGAGGGACTCGTGGAGGAATTGGAGAAGATCGACATCGGCTATAAGCGTATCGGAGAATCAGTGTCCCTGTATATGAATGGGATCGAGGTAGAACCGCTGATCCGAAATATGCGCGTCTCCCAAGTGGTCAGTCCGGTATCTACCATTCCAGAAGTGCGTGAGAAGCTGGTGGAGATACAACGCGCCATCGGAAAGGAGGGAGGTGTGGTCATGGATGGCCGGGATATCGGTACGGTGGTCTTTCCTCATGCTGATCTCAAGATATTCCTCACCGCCAGTATCGAGGAGCGTGGACGCAGAAGATGGGCAGAGCTACAGCAAAGGGGTGTTGAACTGAGCATGGATGAGGTGATCAACAATCTGCTAGAACGCGATCTGATCGATTCTCAACGCGAGGTCAGTCCCCTCATGCAGGCAGAAGATGCCTTGCTCATCGATAATTCCAATCTCGATGTGCAGCAGACCTTGAATCGCATTCTCGCTCTGGTGGAGAAGCTCGGTTCTTGA